From Agromyces sp. SYSU T00194, a single genomic window includes:
- the glmM gene encoding phosphoglucosamine mutase has product MPRLFGTDGVRGLANRELSAGLALELAQAAALVLTQGRHAESIRAAGRKPVAVVARDPRISGEFLTAAVVAGLASSGIDVLDAGVLPTPATAYLIASEHADFGVMISASHNPAPDNGIKFFSFGGTKLPDEVEDRIESRLGEEKLTPVGGDVGRVRRFADAEDRYVLHLIGTMPNRLDGLHVVIDCAHGAAAGVSPEAFALAGAKVTVIGADPDGLNINDGVGSTHLDVLQAAVLERGADLGIAHDGDADRCLAVDHRGQVVDGDRIMAILAISMQERGRLTDDTLVTTVMSNLGLRRAMAEHGIRVVETKVGDRYVLEALAADGLALGGEQSGHVIMTDFATTGDGVLTGLHLAAEVARTGRSLADLADVMTVYPQVLLNVRGVDRDALAGNARIEAATRAAEEELGDSGRVLLRPSGTEPMVRVMVEAAEQDVAQRHAEALAEVVRAELSA; this is encoded by the coding sequence ATGCCTCGCCTCTTCGGCACGGACGGTGTCCGGGGGCTGGCCAACCGGGAACTCTCGGCAGGGCTGGCCCTCGAACTCGCCCAGGCTGCGGCGCTCGTGCTCACGCAGGGTCGCCACGCGGAGTCCATCCGCGCGGCGGGCCGCAAGCCCGTGGCGGTGGTCGCGCGCGACCCCCGCATCTCCGGTGAGTTCCTCACCGCGGCGGTCGTCGCGGGACTCGCGAGCTCCGGCATCGACGTGCTCGACGCCGGCGTGCTCCCGACCCCGGCGACCGCGTACCTCATCGCGAGCGAGCACGCCGACTTCGGCGTGATGATCTCGGCGTCGCACAACCCGGCGCCCGACAACGGGATCAAGTTCTTCTCCTTCGGCGGCACCAAGCTGCCCGACGAGGTCGAGGACCGCATCGAGTCGCGGCTCGGTGAGGAGAAGCTCACCCCGGTCGGCGGCGACGTCGGGCGCGTCCGTCGGTTCGCCGACGCCGAGGACCGCTACGTGCTGCACCTCATCGGCACGATGCCCAACCGGCTCGACGGCCTCCACGTCGTGATCGACTGCGCGCACGGGGCCGCTGCCGGCGTCTCGCCCGAGGCGTTCGCCCTCGCGGGCGCGAAGGTCACCGTCATCGGCGCCGACCCCGACGGGCTGAACATCAACGACGGCGTGGGCTCCACGCACCTCGACGTGCTGCAGGCCGCCGTGCTCGAGCGGGGCGCCGACCTGGGCATCGCGCACGACGGCGACGCCGACCGCTGCCTCGCGGTCGACCACCGCGGCCAGGTCGTCGACGGCGACCGCATCATGGCGATCCTCGCGATCTCGATGCAGGAGCGCGGGCGACTGACCGACGACACGCTCGTGACCACGGTCATGAGCAACCTGGGGCTGCGCCGCGCCATGGCCGAGCACGGCATCCGCGTCGTCGAGACGAAGGTCGGCGACCGCTACGTGCTCGAGGCGCTGGCCGCCGACGGACTCGCGCTCGGTGGCGAGCAGAGCGGCCACGTCATCATGACCGACTTCGCGACCACGGGCGACGGGGTGCTCACGGGGCTCCACCTGGCCGCCGAGGTCGCGCGCACCGGCCGGTCGCTCGCCGACCTGGCCGACGTCATGACCGTGTACCCGCAGGTGCTCCTGAACGTGCGCGGCGTGGACCGCGACGCGCTCGCCGGCAACGCCCGGATCGAGGCCGCCACGCGTGCCGCGGAAGAGGAGCTGGGCGACTCCGGTCGCGTGCTGCTCCGCCCCTCGGGCACCGAGCCGATGGTGCGCGTCATGGTCGAGGCCGCCGAGCAGGACGTGGCGCAGCGGCACGCGGAGGCGCTGGCCGAGGTCGTGCGCGCCGAGCTCTCGGCGTAG
- the rpsI gene encoding 30S ribosomal protein S9: protein MAKIADQIDQAPESYTTESAPTETPASERVILNVSGAAVGRRKQAIARVRVVPGAGGITVNGRELADYFPNKLHQQLITDPFTVLDLRGSYDVTARITGGGPSGQAGALRLAIARALNEIDREHNRPTLKKAGFLTRDARVIERKKAGLKKARKAPQFSKR, encoded by the coding sequence GTGGCGAAGATCGCAGACCAGATCGACCAGGCTCCCGAGAGCTACACCACCGAGAGCGCGCCGACCGAGACCCCGGCCTCGGAGCGCGTCATCCTCAACGTGTCCGGCGCAGCCGTCGGCCGCCGCAAGCAGGCCATCGCCCGCGTGCGCGTCGTTCCCGGCGCCGGCGGCATCACGGTCAACGGCCGTGAGCTCGCGGACTACTTCCCGAACAAGCTCCACCAGCAGCTCATCACCGACCCGTTCACCGTGCTCGACCTGCGCGGCAGCTACGACGTGACCGCCCGCATCACCGGCGGCGGCCCCTCGGGCCAGGCCGGCGCGCTGCGCCTGGCGATCGCCCGTGCGCTGAACGAGATCGACCGCGAGCACAACCGCCCGACCCTCAAGAAGGCCGGCTTCCTCACCCGCGACGCGCGCGTGATCGAGCGCAAGAAGGCCGGTCTCAAGAAGGCCCGCAAGGCGCCCCAGTTCTCCAAGCGCTGA
- the rplM gene encoding 50S ribosomal protein L13 has translation MTRTYTPKANEIQRDWVVIDATDIVLGRLASHTAALLRGKHKATFANHVDTGDFVIIVNADKVALTGQKAEQKKAYRHSGYPGGLSAVTYAELLEKNPVRAVEKAVRGMLPKNSLGRAQIKKLKVYAGAEHPHAAQQPKAYTLTQIAQ, from the coding sequence GTGACGCGCACCTACACCCCCAAGGCGAACGAGATCCAGCGCGACTGGGTCGTCATCGACGCGACCGACATCGTGCTCGGCCGTCTCGCCAGCCACACCGCAGCCCTGCTGCGCGGCAAGCACAAGGCGACCTTCGCGAACCACGTCGACACCGGCGACTTCGTGATCATCGTCAACGCCGACAAGGTCGCCCTGACCGGTCAGAAGGCCGAGCAGAAGAAGGCGTACCGCCACTCCGGCTACCCGGGCGGCCTCTCGGCCGTCACCTACGCCGAGCTCCTCGAGAAGAACCCGGTCCGCGCCGTCGAGAAGGCGGTCCGCGGCATGCTCCCGAAGAACTCGCTCGGTCGCGCCCAGATCAAGAAGCTGAAGGTCTACGCCGGTGCGGAGCACCCGCACGCGGCCCAGCAGCCGAAGGCGTACACCCTCACCCAGATCGCCCAGTAG